In a genomic window of Suricata suricatta isolate VVHF042 chromosome 12, meerkat_22Aug2017_6uvM2_HiC, whole genome shotgun sequence:
- the BRPF1 gene encoding peregrin isoform X4 — MGVDFDVKTFCHNLRATKPPYECPVETCRKVYKSYSGIEYHLYHYDHDNPPPPQQTPLRKHKKKGRQSRPANKQSPSPSEVSQSPGREVMSYAQAQRMVEVDLHGRVHRISIFDNLDVVSEDEEAPEEAPENGSNKENTETPAATPKSGKHKNKEKRKDSNHHHHHNASVSTTPKLPEVVYRELDQDTPDAPPRPTSYYRYIEKSAEELDEEVEYDMDEEDYIWLDIMNERRKTEGVSPIPQEIFEYLMDRLEKESYFESHNKGDPNALVDEDAVCCICNDGECQNSNVILFCDMCNLAVHQECYGVPYIPEGQWLCRRCLQSPSRAVDCALCPNKGGAFKQTDDGRWAHVVCALWIPEVCFANTVFLEPIDSIEHIPPARWKLTCYICKQRGSGACIQCHKANCYTAFHVTCAQQAGLYMKMEPVRETGANGTSFSVRKTAYCDIHTPPGSARRLPALSHSEGEEEEEEEEDEGKSWSSEKVKKAKAKSRIKMKKARKILAEKRAAAPVVSVPCIPPHRLSKITNRLTIQRKSQFMQRLHSYWTLKRQSRNGVPLLRRLQTHLQSQRNCDQVGRDSEDKNWALKEQLKSWQRLRHDLERARLLVELIRKREKLKRETIKVQQIAMEMQLTPFLILLRKTLEQLQEKDTGNIFSEPVPLSEVPDYLDHIKKPMDFFTMKQNLEAYRYLNFDDFEEDFNLIVSNCLKYNAKDTIFYRAAVRLREQGGAVLRQARRQAEKMGIDFETGMHIPHSLAGDEAPQHTEDAEEERLILLENQKHLPVEEQLKLLLERLDEVNASKQSVSRSRRAKMIKKEMTALRRKLAHQRETGRDGPERHGPSSRGSLTPHPAACDKDGQTDSAAEESSSQETTKGLGPNMSSTPAHEVGRRTSVLFSKKNPKTAGPPKRPGRPPKNRESQMTPSHGGSPVGPPQLPIMGSLRQRKRGRSPRPSSSSDSDSDKSTEDPPMDLPANGFSGGNQPVKKSFLVYRNDCSLPRSSSDSESSSSSSSSAASDRTSTTPSKQGRGKPSFSRGTFPEDSSEDTSGTENEAYSVGTGRGVGHSSKYPHPRPGMPGAQCQGLASPLAADLPPLSHSCEVVRKSLGRGAGWLSEDEDSPLDALDLVWAKCRGYPSYPALIIDPKMPREGMFHHGVPIPVPPLEVLKLGEQMTQEAREHLYLVLFFDNKRTWQWLPRTKLVPLGVNQDLDKEKMLEGRKSNIRKSVQIAYHRALQHRSKVQGEQSSETSDSD, encoded by the exons ATGGGGGTGGACTTTGATGTGAAGACTTTCTGCCACAACTTGCGGGCAACTAAGCCACCATATGAGTGCCCCGTGGAGACCTGCCGCAAGGTCTACAAGAGTTACAGTGGTATTGAGTACCACCTGTATCACTATGACCACGACAACCCACCGCCCCCACAGCAGACTCCACTCCGCAAGCACAAAAAGAAGGGGCGCCAATCACGCCCAGCCAACAAGCAGTCGCCCAGCCCCTCAGAGGTATCCCAGTCACCGGGCCGTGAGGTGATGAGCTACGCGCAGGCCCAGCGCATGGTGGAGGTGGACCTGCACGGCCGAGTCCACCGCATCAGCATCTTTGACAACCTGGATGTGGTGTCAGAGGATGAGGAGGCTCCTGAGGAGGCTCCTGAGAATGGCAGCAACAAGGAGAACACCGAGACGCCAGCTGCTACTCCCAAGTCAGGCAAGCATAAGAACAAGGAGAAGCGCAAGGACtccaaccatcaccaccaccataaTGCTTCCGTGAGCACCACTCCCAAGCTGCCAGAGGTAGTATACCGGGAGTTGGACCAAGACACCCCTGATGCCCCGCCCCGGCCAACTTCCTACTACCG GTACATTGAGAAGTCGGCAGAGGAGCTGGACGAGGAGGTAGAGTATGACATGGACGAGGAGGACTACATCTGGCTGGATATCATGAATGAGCGGCGGAAGACAGAGGGTGTGAGTCCCATCCCCCAGGAGATCTTTGAGTACCTAATGGACCGGCTGGAGAAGGAGTCCTACTTTGAAAGCCACAATAAAGGTGACCCCAATGCACTAGTGGATGAGGATGCTGTGTGCTGTATCTGCAATGATGGTGAGTGCCAGAACAGCAATGTCATCCTGTTCTGTGACATGTGCAACCTGGCTGTGCACCAAGAGTGCTACGGTGTTCCCTACATCCCTGAGGGCCAGTGGCTGTGCCGCCGCTGCCTACAGTCACCCTCCCGCGCTGTGGACTGTGCCCTGTGCCCCAACAAGGGTGGTGCCTTCAAGCAGACAGATGACGGGCGTTGGGCCCATGTGGTGTGTGCCCTGTGGATCCCTGAAGTCTGCTTTGCCAACACAGTCTTCCTGGAGCCTATCGACAGCATCGAGCACATCCCACCAGCTCGCTGGAAGCTGACCTGCTATATTTGCAAACAGCGGGGCTCAGGGGCCTGCATTCAGTGCCACAAGGCCAACTGCTACACAGCCTTCCATGTGACATGTGCCCAGCAGGCTGGCCTTTACATGAAGATGGAGCCTGTGCGAGAGACGGGTGCCAATGGCACCTCTTTCAGCGTCCGCAAGACGGCCTACTGTGACATCCACACCCCACCAGGTTCAGCACGCCGCTTGCCTGCCCTGTCCCACagtgagggtgaggaggaggaggaggaggaggaggatgagggtAAGAGTTGGAGCTCAGAGAAGGTCAAGAAGGCCAAGGCCAAGTCCCGGATCAAGATGAAGAAGGCACGGAAGATCCTGGCAGAGAAGCGGGCCGCAGCACCTGTAGTGTCGGTGCCCTGCATCCCACCACACAG GCTCAGTAAAATCACCAACCGCCTGACCATCCAAAGGAAGAGCCAGTTCATGCAGAGGCTACACAGCTACTGGACGCTGAAACGGCAGTCACGGAATGGAGTCCCACTGCTGCGTCGCCTGCAGACACATCTGCAGTCTCAGAGGAATTGTGACCAAGTCGGG AGAGATTCTGAGGATAAGAACTGGGCCCTCAAAGAACAGCTCAAGTCCTGGCAGCGGCTCCGGCACGACCTGGAGCGAGCTCGGCTGCTGGTGGAGCTGATCCGCAAGCGGGAGAAACTCAAAAGGGAGACG ATCAAGGTCCAGCAGATCGCCATGGAGATGCAGCTGACCCCTTTCCTCATCCTCCTTCGCAAAACCTTGGAGCAGCTCCAAGAAAAGGACACAGGCAACATCTTCAGCGAGCCGGTCCCTCTGTCTGAG GTACCTGACTACCTAGACCACATCAAAAAGCCCATGGACTTTTTCACCATGAAGCAGAACTTGGAGGCTTACCGCTACCTGAACTTTGATGATTTTGAGGAGGACTTCAACCTTATCGTCAGCAACTGCCTCAAGTATAACGCCAAGGACACCATCTTCTACCGGGCAGCAGTGCGGCTCCGAGAACAGGGTGGTGCTGTGCTCCGCCAGGCCCGGCGCCAGGCAGAAAAAATGGGCATTGACTTTGAGACGGGCATGCATATCCCCCACAGCCTGGCTGGAGATGAGGCCCCACAACACACTGAAGATG CAGAGGAAGAGCGGCTGATTCTGCTGGAGAACCAGAAGCACCTGCCAGTGGAAGAGCAGCTGAAGTTGTTGCTGGAGCGGCTGGATGAGGTGAATGCCAGCAAGCAGAGTGTGAGCCGTTCGCGGCGTGCAAAGATGATCAAGAAAGAGATGACGGCACTGCGGCGGAAGCTTGCCCACCAGCGGGAAACTGGAAGGGATGGGCCTGAGCGCCATGGCCCCTCCAGCCGGGGCAGCCTGACACCCCACCCGGCAGCATGTGACAAGGACGGGCAGACGGACAGTGCCGCCGAAGAGAGCAGCAGCCAGGAGACAACCAAAG gCCTGGGTCCCAACATGTCCTCAACCCCCGCACATGAGGTGGGCAGGAGAACCTCAGTTCTGTTCTCCAAAAAGAACCCGAAGACAGCTGGACCGCCCAAGAGGCCGGGCCGGCCCCCCAAAAACCGGGAGAGCCAGATGACCCCCAGCCACGGAGGCAGTCCTGTGGGGCCCCCCCAGCTCCCCATCATGGGCTCCCTACGTCAGCGCAAGCGGGGTAGGAGCCCCCGGCCCAGTTCGAGCTCAGACAGCGACAGTGATAAATCCACAGAAGACCCCCCAATGG ACTTACCAGCTAATGGCTTCAGCGGTGGAAATCAGCCAGTGAAGAAGAGTTTCTTGGTATATCGTAATGACTGCAGCCTTCCCCGGAGCAGCTCTGACTCTGAGTctagcagcagtagcagcagcagcgcTGCCTCAGACCGAACCAG CACAACGCCCTCAAAACAAGGCCGGGGCAAGCCCTCCTTCTCTCGGGGCACGTTCCCAGAAGACAGTAGTGAAGATACCTCAGGCACTGAGAATGAGGCCTACTCCGTGGGCACTGGCCGCGGCGTGGGCCACAGCAGTAAGTACCCTCACCCAAGGCCAGGGATGCCGGGGGCCCAGTGTCAGGGCCTTGCCAGCCCCCTGGCTGCTGatctgccccctctctcccatTCCTGTGAAGTGGTGAGGAAGAGTCTGGGACGAGGAGCTGGCTGGCTGTCAGAGGATGAGGACTCTCCCCTGGATGCTCTGGACCTGGTGTGGGCCAAATGCCGAGGGTATCCATCATACCCAGCTCTG ATAATTGATCCAAAGATGCCCCGGGAAGGTATGTTCCATCATGGGGTTCCCATCCCTGTGCCCCCTCTGGAGGTGCTGAAACTTGGGGAACAGATGACCCAGGAAGCCCGAGAGCATCTCTACCTCGTCCTCTTCTTTGACAACAAGCGAACCTG GCAGTGGCTGCCGAGGACTAAGCTGGTTCCTCTGGGCGTGAACCAGGACCTCGACAAGGAAAAGATGCTGGAGGGCCGCAAATCCAACATTCGCAAATCAGTGCAGATTGCCTACCACAGGGCTCTGCAGCACCGCAGCAAGGTGCAGGGCGAGCAGAGCAGCGAGACCAGTGATAGTGACTGA